The Oncorhynchus masou masou isolate Uvic2021 chromosome 6, UVic_Omas_1.1, whole genome shotgun sequence genome has a window encoding:
- the LOC135541481 gene encoding uncharacterized protein LOC135541481 — protein MGVCVLLLLLSVALRVSISAQVPPPTPTGGPVPTAKSKDPPATTLPNVPLTTTIAPPPPPQTTTAPKVAATTMTTTRTVDGVILTAGPSGATPAPVPPPPPPGPTEAPKIPTGVNSTTQPPPASTTISQVVEKKTPMTHPSLR, from the exons atgggtgtgtgtgtcctgctCCTGTTGCTCAGTGTGGCCCTCAGGGTCTCCATCTCGGCCCAGGTACCACCTCCCACCCCCACAG GAGGTCCAGTCCCCACTGCCAAATCCAAGGACCCTCCCGCCACCACCCTCCCCAATGTTCCCTTGACAACAACCAtcgccccccctcctccccctcaaaCAACCACAGCCCCGAAGGTTGCCGCGACAACAATGACAACTACCAGAACCGTGGATGGTGTCATATTGACTGCAGGCCCAAGTGGTGCCACCCCTGCGCCcgtcccccctccaccaccacctggcCCAACTGAAGCCCCCAAAATCCCCACAGGCGTGAACTCCACCACGCAGCCCCCACCTGCTTCAACCACAATCAGTCAG GTGGTGGAGAAGAAGACACCG